The Cellulophaga sp. RHA19 genome includes the window AACGTTATTGGCTACGAGTATTGTCCTGCAGAAATGATGGCATCTAACCCAAAATGGTGCTTAAGCCTTAGTGAATGGAAAACCAATGTTACCTCTTGGATTACAAACCCAGGTAAGGATGAAGTACTACTATCTTCTATATTTTTTGATTATAACAATGTGTATGGCAACCAAGAGTTAGTTACAGAACTATCAAACCATATATTTAAAACAGCAAAAAATTACCCTAATTTCTTTTTACATTTAGCTAGCGGATCTTTACAAAACCCATCTCCTACCGGTTTTTTTAGGCAATTTTTGGTAGAGCAAGATGGTGCAAATAAAGACTTTTTTGATATTAAAAGACGTGCACTTATGCCATTAACAGACGCTGCTAGAGTTTTAATATTATCCCATAATATTAAGTCTATAAATTACACTGCAGAGCGTTTTGAAAAATTAGCAGAGTTAGAACCTAACAATGCAGAGTTGTTTATTGCTGCATCTTATGCAACCAAAGCATTATTAAAATTTAGAACCAAACAAGGTTTATTACATAATGATTCTGGCAGGTATATATCATTAAGTAAACTAACTAAAGCAGAGAAAATAAAGCTTAAACGAACCTTTAGGACTATTAAAGAGATACAGGAATTAGTGTATATTAGATTTAAAGTATCAAACCTATTAAGATGATAAATTTCTTTAAAAAAAGTAAATTAGATTTACCAGAGTATTGGGTTGCCTATGAAAATATTTTCAATACCAAACAGCCAGAAAACATACAAGATATTACGTTTGTTGTTTTAGACACAGAAACCACTGGCTTTAGTTATGAAGAAGACCGTATGCTTTGTATAGGTGCATTAAAATTAATAAATAACGATATTAATGTGGGTGATAGTTTTGAGGTTTTTATACATCAAGATCACTACAACCAAGAGACTGCTGAAATACACGGGATATTAAAAGAAGGAAAAACTACTAGGCTTGAAGAGTTAGAAACTTTAAAACTTTTTTTAGCTTATTTAAAAAATGCAGTTATTGTTGCTCACCACGCAGGTTTTGACGTTACTTTTATTAACTCTGCTCTTGAACGTCACGGTTTACCCAAACTTAAAAATAAAATATTAGATACCTCTACACTCTACAAAAAAACACTTATACGCTCTAATTTATTAGAAAAAAAAGACCATTACTCTTTAGATGAATTAGCCGAGAAATTTAACATCTCTGTTAAAGACAGGCATACAGCCCTAGGTGATGC containing:
- a CDS encoding 3'-5' exonuclease, with protein sequence MINFFKKSKLDLPEYWVAYENIFNTKQPENIQDITFVVLDTETTGFSYEEDRMLCIGALKLINNDINVGDSFEVFIHQDHYNQETAEIHGILKEGKTTRLEELETLKLFLAYLKNAVIVAHHAGFDVTFINSALERHGLPKLKNKILDTSTLYKKTLIRSNLLEKKDHYSLDELAEKFNISVKDRHTALGDAYITAIAFLKILVKLKEKKITTLKQLLRIY